One segment of Clostridium botulinum DNA contains the following:
- the remA gene encoding extracellular matrix/biofilm regulator RemA yields MGIKLINIGFGNIVSANRLVAIVSPESAPIKRIIQEARDRGMLIDATYGRRTRAVIITDSDHVILSAVQPETVAHRLSTKEEVVDEVDE; encoded by the coding sequence ATGGGAATAAAATTGATAAACATAGGTTTTGGTAATATAGTTTCTGCTAATAGATTAGTTGCTATTGTAAGTCCTGAATCAGCACCAATTAAAAGGATAATTCAAGAAGCAAGAGATAGAGGTATGTTAATAGATGCTACATACGGAAGAAGAACAAGAGCTGTAATAATAACAGATAGTGATCATGTTATATTATCAGCAGTACAACCAGAAACAGTTGCTCATAGACTATCTACTAAAGAAGAAGTTGTTGATGAGGTCGATGAATAA
- the gmk gene encoding guanylate kinase, producing the protein MIDKKRGLLIVISGPSGAGKGTICKELLEKNDNLLLSVSATTRSPRNGEVDGVNYHFLSKENFITRIEKNDFLEHAEVYGNYYGTPKSNVDEMLDSGRDVILEIDIQGALKVKENTEEGVFIFILPPSMEELKQRIINRGSETPESLMKRFKSAYKEINFVSKYNYAVVNDEVDVAVEKLEAIILAEKCRVDRLKHSILDSKEDLIHEQLYD; encoded by the coding sequence ATGATTGATAAAAAAAGAGGTTTATTAATTGTTATATCGGGACCATCAGGTGCAGGTAAAGGTACGATATGCAAAGAGTTACTTGAGAAGAATGACAATTTATTATTATCAGTTTCAGCAACAACTAGATCGCCAAGAAATGGTGAAGTAGATGGTGTTAATTATCATTTCTTATCTAAAGAAAACTTTATAACAAGAATAGAAAAAAATGATTTTTTAGAACATGCAGAAGTATATGGGAATTATTACGGAACACCTAAATCAAATGTGGATGAAATGTTAGATAGTGGTAGAGATGTAATTTTAGAAATAGATATACAAGGCGCATTAAAAGTAAAAGAAAACACAGAAGAAGGTGTATTTATATTTATATTGCCACCTTCTATGGAAGAATTAAAACAAAGAATTATTAATAGGGGAAGTGAAACCCCAGAATCTCTTATGAAGAGATTCAAATCTGCCTATAAGGAAATAAATTTTGTTTCTAAGTACAATTATGCAGTCGTTAATGATGAAGTAGATGTTGCAGTAGAAAAGTTAGAAGCAATAATATTAGCTGAAAAATGTAGGGTAGATAGATTAAAACACAGTATATTAGATTCAAAGGAGGACTTAATACATGAACAACTCTATGATTAA
- the priA gene encoding primosomal protein N' translates to MSIYAEIIINSDASEVDRPFTYKIPDEFIDKVDVGYRVKVPFGKGNRNVDGFIFRILTEELEFKYKIKCIVDVCEDYAILTKLDIDLINFLRNKYLCKYIDGIRLLIPVGIMKGLKNKKRHVIYTAKQLDDEKFKKDNYIKLYEFISQNEGSFTKSEITKENGFSSYSLNKLIEAGILKCEEQVVFRYNIKSYSEYASKTLTLEQQKAFDIIVNGNEEKYLIKGVTGSGKTEVYMHLVADMLKQGKGCIILVPEIALTPQMIERFKGRFGSNISLFHSRLSDGERFDEWFRIKEGKSKLVIGARSALFLPMQNLGLIIIDEEHETTYKSEQNPKYNTIEVAEFITEMQGSKLILGSATPSIQSYYKSLNAEYKLIEMNKRVNKKDMPRFDIIDMREELKSNNLSLFSRTLYNEIDKNLKNKNQTILFLNRRGMSTFISCRSCGYVFKCPECDVSMTYHKNGYLICHYCGRAEREQKTCPKCKSKYVKYFGAGTERVETEVKKYFPKARVLRMDVDTTRHKNSHESIYNSFKNGDGDILIGTQMIAKGLDFPNVTLVGVLAADISINIPDYRCGERTFQIITQVAGRAGRGKKDGLVIVQTYTPNHYSLIHAKNADYKSFFEEEIRFRSLMDNPPFTKILVINGISKFEEKLKSFMYNLQKELEKLIIGTELTLLGPVPCIITKLKDKYRWQIIIKGNLSDEFNKKVKDTLYLLNKSVYNEIRISIDINPNNMT, encoded by the coding sequence ATGAGCATTTATGCTGAAATAATTATAAATAGTGATGCAAGTGAAGTAGATAGACCATTTACATATAAAATACCAGATGAATTCATTGATAAAGTTGATGTTGGATATAGAGTTAAAGTTCCTTTTGGAAAAGGAAATAGAAATGTTGATGGCTTTATATTTAGAATTTTAACTGAAGAGTTAGAATTTAAATATAAGATTAAATGTATTGTAGATGTGTGTGAAGATTATGCTATCTTAACAAAATTAGATATTGATCTTATTAATTTTTTAAGAAATAAATATCTTTGTAAATATATAGATGGAATAAGACTTTTAATACCTGTTGGCATTATGAAAGGTTTAAAAAATAAAAAAAGACATGTGATATATACGGCTAAACAATTGGACGATGAAAAATTTAAAAAAGATAATTATATAAAATTATATGAATTTATATCACAAAATGAGGGTTCATTTACCAAAAGTGAAATAACAAAAGAAAATGGATTTTCAAGTTATTCTTTAAATAAATTAATAGAAGCAGGAATTTTAAAATGTGAAGAGCAAGTAGTTTTTAGATATAATATTAAAAGCTATTCTGAATATGCTTCTAAAACATTAACATTGGAACAACAAAAAGCTTTTGACATCATTGTAAATGGAAATGAAGAAAAATATCTAATAAAGGGAGTAACTGGTTCAGGAAAAACAGAAGTTTATATGCATTTGGTTGCTGATATGTTAAAGCAAGGTAAAGGATGCATAATATTGGTGCCAGAAATTGCATTAACGCCTCAAATGATTGAAAGGTTTAAAGGAAGATTTGGAAGCAATATTTCTCTTTTTCATAGTAGACTTTCTGATGGGGAAAGATTTGACGAATGGTTTAGAATAAAAGAAGGAAAATCTAAATTAGTTATAGGGGCAAGAAGTGCACTTTTTTTACCAATGCAAAATCTAGGTTTAATTATAATAGATGAAGAGCATGAAACTACTTATAAATCAGAGCAAAATCCTAAGTATAATACTATTGAAGTTGCAGAATTTATTACTGAAATGCAAGGCAGTAAGCTGATATTAGGATCTGCTACTCCAAGTATTCAAAGTTATTACAAGTCTTTAAATGCTGAATATAAGCTTATAGAGATGAATAAAAGAGTGAATAAGAAAGATATGCCAAGATTTGATATAATAGATATGCGAGAAGAGTTGAAATCAAATAATTTATCTTTATTTAGCAGGACTCTTTATAATGAAATTGATAAAAATCTTAAAAACAAGAATCAAACTATTTTGTTTTTAAATCGAAGAGGAATGTCAACTTTTATTTCTTGCAGAAGTTGTGGATATGTTTTTAAATGTCCAGAGTGTGATGTATCAATGACGTATCATAAAAATGGTTATTTAATATGTCACTATTGTGGAAGAGCAGAAAGAGAACAAAAAACATGTCCAAAATGTAAAAGCAAATATGTGAAGTATTTTGGTGCTGGTACAGAAAGAGTAGAAACAGAAGTGAAAAAATATTTTCCTAAAGCCAGAGTATTAAGAATGGATGTTGATACTACTAGGCATAAAAATTCACATGAATCTATCTATAATTCATTTAAAAATGGAGATGGAGATATTTTAATTGGTACTCAAATGATTGCTAAGGGCTTAGATTTTCCAAATGTAACGCTAGTTGGAGTATTAGCAGCGGATATTTCTATAAACATTCCCGATTACAGGTGTGGAGAAAGAACTTTTCAAATTATAACTCAAGTGGCAGGCAGGGCAGGAAGAGGAAAAAAGGATGGATTAGTAATAGTTCAAACATATACTCCAAATCATTATAGTTTAATACATGCTAAAAATGCCGATTATAAGTCTTTCTTTGAAGAAGAAATTAGATTTAGAAGTCTTATGGATAATCCACCATTTACAAAGATATTGGTGATTAATGGAATTTCAAAGTTTGAGGAAAAATTGAAAAGTTTTATGTATAATTTACAGAAAGAATTGGAAAAGTTAATAATAGGAACTGAACTTACGTTGTTAGGCCCAGTGCCTTGCATAATTACCAAATTAAAGGATAAATATCGATGGCAGATAATAATAAAAGGTAATTTAAGTGATGAATTTAATAAAAAAGTAAAAGATACACTTTATCTATTAAATAAGAGTGTATATAATGAAATAAGGATTAGTATTGATATAAATCCTAATAATATGACATAG
- the rpoZ gene encoding DNA-directed RNA polymerase subunit omega, with product MNNSMINPSIVDLLTKVGDRYSLVILTSKRAREIIEGAEPLIKVDSHKPLTIAINEVNEDIVKYEE from the coding sequence ATGAACAACTCTATGATTAATCCATCAATAGTAGACTTATTAACAAAGGTGGGGGACAGATATTCTTTAGTAATTTTAACATCAAAAAGAGCTAGAGAAATAATCGAAGGTGCAGAACCTTTAATTAAAGTAGATTCTCATAAACCATTAACAATTGCAATTAATGAAGTGAATGAAGATATTGTAAAATATGAAGAATAA
- the fmt gene encoding methionyl-tRNA formyltransferase, giving the protein MKIVFMGTPDFAVPSFRKLIEEHEVKAVLTQPDKPKGRGKKLAYSPVKEEALKYDIPVYQPTKLKDDKEIIEKLKEINPDFIIVVAFGQILTKEVLDIPKYGCINLHASLLPMYRGAAPLNWVIIKGEKKSGNTTMLMDVGLDTGDMLLKEEVEIHEDMTTGELHDILMISGGELLLKTIEGLCSGSIKPVKQEGETFYAKMLDKELAHINWTEDAYDIHNLVRGLNPWPIAYTEYKGERMKLYKTKVLYKEVSNKPGTIIEVNKEGVKVACGKNVLIIEKVQFPNGKPLTIEQYINGHSIEKDIILGE; this is encoded by the coding sequence ATGAAGATAGTATTTATGGGAACACCAGACTTTGCAGTTCCATCTTTTAGAAAATTAATAGAAGAACATGAAGTTAAGGCAGTTCTTACTCAACCAGATAAGCCAAAAGGAAGAGGAAAGAAACTTGCATATTCTCCAGTTAAAGAAGAAGCCTTAAAATATGATATACCTGTATATCAACCAACAAAATTAAAAGATGATAAAGAAATAATTGAAAAATTAAAAGAAATAAATCCTGATTTTATTATAGTAGTTGCATTTGGTCAAATATTAACTAAAGAAGTATTAGATATACCGAAATATGGTTGTATAAATTTACATGCATCATTATTGCCTATGTACAGAGGGGCAGCACCATTAAATTGGGTTATAATAAAAGGTGAAAAAAAATCAGGGAATACTACTATGTTGATGGATGTTGGTTTAGATACAGGCGATATGTTATTAAAAGAAGAAGTTGAAATTCATGAAGACATGACAACTGGAGAATTACATGATATTTTAATGATAAGTGGTGGAGAACTTTTACTAAAAACAATAGAAGGATTATGTAGTGGAAGTATAAAGCCTGTAAAGCAAGAAGGTGAAACTTTCTATGCTAAAATGCTTGATAAAGAATTAGCACATATAAATTGGACTGAGGATGCTTATGATATTCATAATCTTGTTAGAGGTTTAAATCCTTGGCCTATTGCTTACACTGAATATAAAGGTGAAAGAATGAAATTATATAAAACAAAAGTTTTATATAAGGAAGTTTCTAATAAGCCAGGCACAATAATAGAAGTTAATAAAGAGGGCGTTAAGGTTGCATGTGGCAAAAATGTATTAATAATTGAAAAGGTACAATTCCCTAATGGAAAACCACTTACTATAGAGCAGTATATAAATGGTCATAGTATAGAGAAGGATATAATATTAGGTGAATAA
- a CDS encoding zinc metallopeptidase translates to MFYFDPTMIILVPAIIIAFWAQTKVNSAYSKYSKVSAMNGYTGEQVARMMLDEAGLYDIRIELVNTKLGDHYDPSNRVLRLSPEVYRGQTISAAGIAAHEVGHAIQHKEAYKPLIIRNSIVPAVNISSNFSWILFFAGILMGLKSLVTLGIILFSAAVIFQLITLPVEFNASSRALNILKSRNILYGDEVKGAAKVLDAAAMTYVAAALMAISQLIRLIAISDRD, encoded by the coding sequence ATGTTTTATTTTGATCCAACAATGATTATATTAGTTCCTGCAATAATAATAGCTTTTTGGGCACAAACAAAAGTTAATTCAGCTTATAGTAAGTATAGTAAAGTGAGTGCTATGAATGGATATACTGGAGAGCAAGTTGCAAGAATGATGTTAGATGAAGCTGGACTTTATGATATAAGAATTGAACTAGTAAATACAAAACTAGGAGATCATTATGACCCATCAAATAGAGTTTTAAGATTATCTCCAGAAGTATATAGAGGTCAGACAATATCAGCAGCAGGTATTGCAGCCCATGAAGTAGGTCATGCAATCCAGCATAAAGAAGCTTATAAACCCTTAATAATAAGAAATTCAATAGTTCCTGCTGTAAATATTAGTTCCAATTTTTCATGGATATTGTTTTTTGCAGGAATACTGATGGGATTAAAAAGTTTAGTAACCTTAGGAATAATACTATTTTCTGCGGCGGTAATATTCCAATTAATAACATTACCAGTTGAATTTAATGCTTCAAGTAGAGCATTAAATATATTAAAATCAAGAAATATTTTATATGGTGATGAAGTAAAAGGCGCAGCAAAGGTTTTAGATGCAGCAGCAATGACTTATGTGGCAGCAGCATTAATGGCAATATCACAATTAATTAGACTTATTGCGATAAGCGATAGAGATTAG
- the rsmB gene encoding 16S rRNA (cytosine(967)-C(5))-methyltransferase RsmB yields MNCRNLAVKILKRVIDEGAYSNIILSNELNEANLEERDKALLTEIVYGVLRRKKTLDLIIANFVRDIKLMDHEVLNILRVAIYQMTFLDKVPTYAACNEAVDEAKKISPEAGKLVNGILRNFSKDPDDITISGNKINEYAYKFSFEPWMIRLLIKQYGEDLAKKIMVGLNQIPQTTVRVNDTKCEYDEVFEKLEEIGYCVEEGFMCPEAILIKGGSSIQENPLFKDGEITVQDESAMLVAPLLELENDMKVLDLCSAPGGKTTHIAELLQNTGEVRAFDLHESKLGLIKENCERLGLNNVKIEVGDATKLNADLVSYADRVLIDVPCSGLGIIRKKPEIKWNKTRENLREIIPVQREIMNNAWEYLKNGGVMIYSTCTLNKEENEENIEWFLNTHKDCKLKTIFIGKEDNLIYNKNGTLTILPNAKMDGFFVAKLEKQ; encoded by the coding sequence ATGAATTGTAGAAATTTAGCAGTAAAAATATTAAAAAGAGTTATTGATGAAGGAGCATATTCAAATATTATTCTTTCAAATGAACTAAACGAAGCAAATTTAGAAGAAAGAGATAAAGCATTATTAACAGAAATAGTTTATGGTGTTTTAAGAAGAAAGAAAACATTAGATCTTATAATAGCTAATTTTGTAAGAGATATAAAGCTTATGGATCATGAAGTATTAAATATTTTAAGAGTGGCTATATATCAAATGACATTTTTAGATAAGGTACCAACATATGCAGCATGTAATGAAGCTGTTGATGAAGCGAAAAAAATATCTCCAGAAGCAGGAAAACTTGTGAATGGTATTCTTAGAAACTTCTCAAAAGATCCAGATGATATAACAATCAGTGGAAATAAGATTAATGAGTATGCATATAAGTTTTCTTTTGAACCATGGATGATAAGACTTCTAATTAAACAATATGGAGAAGATCTTGCTAAGAAAATAATGGTTGGCTTAAATCAAATTCCACAAACAACTGTTAGAGTTAACGATACTAAATGTGAGTATGATGAAGTATTTGAGAAATTAGAAGAGATAGGATATTGTGTTGAAGAAGGTTTTATGTGTCCAGAAGCTATCTTAATAAAAGGTGGAAGTTCAATACAAGAAAATCCATTGTTTAAAGACGGAGAAATTACAGTTCAAGATGAAAGTGCTATGTTAGTTGCACCTTTACTTGAATTAGAAAATGATATGAAAGTATTAGACTTATGTAGTGCTCCAGGAGGAAAAACAACTCATATAGCTGAACTATTACAAAATACAGGTGAAGTTAGAGCTTTTGATTTACATGAATCTAAACTTGGATTAATAAAAGAAAACTGTGAAAGACTTGGCCTGAATAATGTGAAAATTGAAGTAGGAGACGCAACAAAATTAAATGCAGATTTAGTTTCATATGCTGATAGAGTACTTATAGATGTTCCATGTTCAGGACTTGGTATAATAAGAAAAAAACCGGAAATAAAATGGAATAAGACAAGAGAAAATTTAAGAGAAATAATTCCTGTTCAAAGAGAAATAATGAACAATGCATGGGAATACTTAAAAAATGGTGGAGTTATGATATATTCAACTTGCACACTTAATAAAGAAGAAAATGAAGAAAATATTGAATGGTTCTTAAATACTCATAAGGATTGTAAGTTAAAAACTATATTTATAGGAAAAGAAGATAACTTAATTTACAATAAAAATGGTACATTAACAATACTTCCAAATGCAAAAATGGATGGATTCTTTGTTGCAAAATTAGAAAAGCAATAA
- the coaBC gene encoding bifunctional phosphopantothenoylcysteine decarboxylase/phosphopantothenate--cysteine ligase CoaBC: protein MKKCVVLGVSGGIAVYKALEVISLLRKQDIEVRVIMTKSATEFVTPLSFQSLSQNMVIYDMFSEPKAWEIQHISLAEKADVFLVAPATANIIGKVANGIADDMLSTTIMATKAKVIFAPAMNTHMYENPIVQGNIEKLKTLGYEFIEPASGRLACGDIGKGKLEDPKVIVDRVISQFTKKDLVNKNILVTAGPTISPIDPVRYITNRSSGKMGYAIAKEARDRGANVTLISGPTSLEVPADINFIRVSTNSEMKEEVNKYFDNSDVVIKSAAVADYKAKEYSNQKIKKGKGDLELAFTRDNDILMELGSKKKNQILVGFAAESQNLKENAKRKLINKNLDYIVANDITSEDTGFASEDNRVIILSNKDEEIPIDKTSKNEIASKLFDIIGKR from the coding sequence ATGAAAAAGTGTGTGGTACTAGGAGTAAGTGGAGGTATAGCCGTTTATAAGGCTTTAGAAGTAATAAGTCTACTTAGAAAACAAGATATTGAAGTTAGAGTTATAATGACAAAATCAGCAACTGAATTTGTTACACCACTTTCATTTCAATCACTTAGCCAAAATATGGTTATATATGATATGTTTTCTGAACCGAAAGCATGGGAAATTCAACATATAAGTTTAGCTGAAAAAGCAGACGTTTTTTTAGTAGCACCAGCAACAGCTAACATAATTGGTAAAGTTGCAAATGGTATAGCGGATGATATGTTATCAACAACTATTATGGCAACTAAAGCAAAAGTGATTTTTGCACCAGCCATGAATACTCATATGTATGAAAATCCAATAGTTCAAGGAAATATAGAAAAGCTTAAGACTTTAGGATATGAATTTATAGAACCAGCCTCAGGCAGACTTGCTTGTGGGGATATAGGAAAAGGGAAGCTTGAAGACCCAAAAGTAATTGTAGATAGAGTGATATCACAATTTACAAAGAAAGATTTAGTTAATAAAAATATTTTAGTTACAGCAGGTCCTACAATATCGCCAATAGATCCTGTAAGATATATAACTAATAGATCAAGTGGGAAAATGGGATATGCAATAGCTAAAGAAGCTAGAGATAGAGGTGCTAATGTTACATTGATTTCTGGTCCAACTTCATTAGAAGTGCCAGCTGATATTAATTTTATTAGAGTTTCTACTAATAGTGAAATGAAAGAAGAAGTAAATAAATATTTTGATAATTCTGATGTAGTTATAAAATCAGCTGCTGTAGCTGATTATAAAGCAAAAGAATATAGTAATCAGAAGATAAAAAAAGGTAAGGGCGATTTAGAATTGGCTTTTACTAGAGATAATGATATTCTTATGGAGCTAGGAAGCAAAAAGAAAAATCAAATTTTAGTTGGATTTGCTGCTGAAAGTCAAAATTTAAAAGAAAATGCTAAAAGAAAGCTTATAAATAAAAATTTAGATTATATAGTTGCAAATGATATAACAAGTGAAGATACTGGTTTTGCTTCTGAAGATAATAGAGTAATTATTTTATCTAATAAAGATGAAGAGATCCCAATAGATAAAACAAGCAAAAATGAGATTGCTAGCAAATTATTTGATATTATTGGAAAGCGCTAA
- the def gene encoding peptide deformylase produces the protein MALRNIRKYGDSVLRKKCREVEKIDERLVTLIKDMLETMYDADGVGLAAPQVGILKRLFIVDIGDGPLVFINPEILDTDGKQVDEEGCLSLPGKTEPVMRPNYVKARALNEKGEEFEIEAEELLARAILHEYDHLNGTLFIDRTTKK, from the coding sequence ATGGCATTAAGAAATATAAGAAAATATGGAGATTCTGTTTTAAGAAAAAAATGTAGAGAAGTTGAAAAAATAGATGAAAGATTAGTAACACTAATTAAAGATATGCTTGAAACAATGTATGATGCAGATGGAGTAGGTCTTGCAGCACCACAAGTTGGAATATTAAAGAGATTATTTATTGTAGATATTGGAGATGGTCCGTTAGTGTTTATAAATCCTGAAATATTGGATACTGATGGAAAACAAGTTGATGAAGAAGGCTGTTTAAGTTTACCTGGTAAAACAGAACCTGTTATGAGACCTAATTACGTTAAAGCTAGGGCTTTAAATGAAAAAGGGGAAGAATTTGAAATAGAAGCTGAAGAACTTTTAGCAAGAGCTATTTTACATGAATATGATCACTTAAACGGAACTCTATTTATCGACAGAACTACTAAAAAATAG